From Brassica oleracea var. oleracea cultivar TO1000 chromosome C3, BOL, whole genome shotgun sequence, a single genomic window includes:
- the LOC106329088 gene encoding lysM domain-containing GPI-anchored protein 2-like, which translates to METSRFTLPLLLIATSFLLSLSAEMTGNFKCGSPGDSNTTCRSLVGYSTKNATTYASIRSLFAVDSLRSILEANNLPLTTTGAQRVNPNQVVRVPIPCTCSNGTGVSTDVPVYTVKQGDTLSAIASELFGGLVRFQRISEMNKIPNANEIAIGQRVWIPLPCSCDRVDGRDVVHYAHVVKSGSSLGAIAAQFGTDNRTLATLNGISGDAELLADIPLDVPLRACSSYVRNNSLDASSMLLPNGSYSITANDCISCSCDASKNWTLSCEASQLRPTTWPTCPPTRCPGGESLFLGNTTSTSCGPRSCAYAGYSNQTILTTLSPDPCSGSDGSTPSGNYASTFSPSFSFMVVLIQCALFRVCLL; encoded by the exons ATGGAAACTTCCCGTTTTACCCTTCCCCTTCTTCTCATCGCCACCTCCTTCCTCCTCTCCCTCTCCGCCGAAATGACCGGAAACTTCAAATGCGGCTCTCCCGGCGACTCAAACACCACGTGTCGCTCTCTCGTCGGCTACTCAACCAAGAACGCCACAACGTACGCCAGCATCCGAAGCCTCTTCGCCGTGGATAGCCTCCGCTCGATCCTCGAAGCCAACAATCTCCCACTCACCACCACAGGCGCTCAGCGCGTGAACCCGAACCAGGTCGTGCGCGTCCCGATCCCTTGCACTTGCTCAAACGGAACCGGCGTCTCGACAGATGTTCCGGTTTACACCGTCAAGCAAGGGGACACGCTCTCCGCCATCGCTTCCGAGCTGTTCGGAGGGTTGGTTCGTTTCCAGAGGATCAGCGAGATGAACAAGATCCCCAACGCGAACGAAATCGCTATTGGTCAAAGGGTGTGGATCCCTTTGCCTTGTAGCTGCGATAGAGTGGACGGTCGAGATGTTGTCCACTATGCACACGTGGTTAAGTCCGGAAGCTCCCTCGGCGCGATCGCAGCTCAGTTTGGAACTGACAACAGGACGCTGGCTACGCTCAATGGGATCTCCGGCGATGCTGAGCTCCTCGCTGATATCCCTCTCGACGTCCCTCTCAGAG CCTGTAGCTCTTATGTAAGGAACAACTCGTTGGATGCTTCTTCTATGCTTTTGCCTAACGGATCATACTCCATCACTGCAAACGATTGCATCAGCTGCTCTTGTGATGCGTCAAAAAATTGGAC TCTAAGCTGTGAAGCCTCTCAGCTTAGGCCTACGACCTGGCCAACTTGCCCGCCTACACGATGCCCAGGAGGAGAGAGTTTGTTTCTAGGTAACACGACTAGTACCTCTTGCGGACCTCGTTCTTGCGCCTATGCTGGTTACTCAAACCAGACAATCCTCACAACCCTTTCTCCAGATCCATGTTCAG GTTCTGATGGTTCTACACCTTCCGGTAACTATGCTTCGACGTTCAGCCCAAGCTTCAGTTTCATGGTGGTGTTGATTCAGTGTGCTCTCTTCCGTGTATGCCTTCTCTAG
- the LOC106335324 gene encoding protein NLP1-like, whose amino-acid sequence MEDDGGSDGGEGNGGFSPNSSFGAFPEMPMDLDLDELFFDGCWLETTDLKQSEETASASNAMNDNTPFLYFAENSFQENVSNEETERTANQEPLNQAATSSEEAEKLLLEEAEVARRWWIAPRGSEGPSSSVKERLLRAISGLDEAVPDKDFLVQIWVPFQQEGKNFLTTLAQPHLFNQKYSSLAKYRHVSETYNFPADEGSTEVGLPGRVFLQKLPEWTPDVRFFRSEEYPRIKEAQKCDVRGSLAVPVFERGSGTCLGVVEIITTTQKMNYRPELENICKALEAVDLRSSSNLKTPSTEFLQVYNDFYYVALPEISDFLATVCRSYDLPLALSWAPCDRQGKGGSRHSDENFSQCVSTIDSACFVLDEQSKCFLEACSEYHLLQGEGMVGKAFKETKLFFVPEVTIFSKTNYALAHHAKVSGLHAALAVPLKSKSNGLVEFVLEFFFPKACIDTEAKQVMLKSLSVTLQQDFRSSNLVIDKDLELEVVLPDVEDMVLSESPANGAETEESLREVHMQDSTMIKANEKGKDKKDESKLSSGLDNSQLDSVPNNVPSGAEPGGLRVEAGPSTEPASTGGGSMLGSRRPGDKRRSKNEKIIGLEVLQQYFAGSLKDAAKSIGVCPTTLKRICRHHGITRWPSRKIKKVGHSLKKLQVVMDSVQGAQGSLPLDSFYSSFPALNSPTMSSNGPFLKSKEQLQHLAEDKPAPRSPSSSCSGSSTNTANTLQVAEDADAVLKKAHSEAEPHKIIKEPPLLENLAGSSSNKSLRAGGGIKVKATFGEAIIRFTLPPSWGYRELEQEIARRFSIDNVSWFDLKYLDDDKELVLLKCEGDLEECIDIHRSSQSQTIKISLHGAFQVKLGGSFGSTGAS is encoded by the exons ATGGAAGATGATGGTGGCAGTGATGGAGGAGAAGGAAATGGTGGGTTTTCACCTAATTCTAGCTTTGGTGCATTCCCTGAGATGCCCATGGATTTGGATTTGGATGAGCTCTTTTTTGATGGATGTTGGCTAGAGACAACAGATTTAAAACAGTCAGAAGAAACCGCTTCAGCTTCTAACGCCATGAATGACAACACCCCTTTCCTCTACTTTGCTGAGAACTCATTTCAAGAAAACGTTTCCAACGAAGAAACAGAGAGAACGGCGAATCAAGAACCTCTTAACCAGGCTGCAACAAGTTCCGAGGAAGCGGAAAAGCTTCTACTAGAGGAAGCTGAGGTGGCAAGGCGTTGGTGGATTGCTCCAAGAGGAAGTGAAGGCCCTTCTTCCTCTGTGAAGGAGAGACTCTTACGAGCTATAAGCGGTCTCGACGAGGCTGTGCCGGATAAGGACTTCCTTGTGCAGATATGGGTGCCATTTCAGCAGGAAGGGAAGAACTTCTTAACCACTTTGGCTCAGCCACATTTATTCAACCAAAAATACTCCAGCCTTGCGAAATACAGACATGTTTCAGAGACTTATAACTTCCCTGCTGATGAGGGCTCGACAGAAGTAGGTCTCCCCGGTCGTGTTTTCCTGCAGAAATTGCCTGAGTGGACTCCTGATGTACGTTTCTTTAGAAGTGAAGAGTATCCGCGCATCAAAGAAGCTCAAAAGTGTGATGTCCGCGGGTCGCTTGCTGTCCCTGTGTTTGAAAGAGGTAGTGGGACTTGTTTGGGTGTTGTTGAGATCATCACAACGACTCAGAAGATGAATTACCGGCCAGAACTTGAGAATATCTGTAAAGCTCTTGAG GCTGTTGATCTAAGGAGTTCAAGTAATTTGAAAACTCCAAGCACTGAG TTTCTGCAGGTCTATAATGATTTCTACTATGTTGCGTTGCCTGAGATATCAGATTTCTTGGCCACAGTCTGCAGATCATATGATCTGCCTCTAGCTTTGTCATGGGCCCCATGTGATCGGCAGGGGAAAGGTGGATCCCGGCACTCTGATGAGAACTTCTCTCAGTGCGTTTCGACAATCGATTCTGCTTGCTTTGTCCTGGATGAACAAAGCAAATGTTTTCTGGAGGCATGTTCTGAATACCATCTTCTCCAAGGGGAAGGCATGGTTGGGAAAGCGTTCAAGGAGACCAAACTGTTTTTTGTGCCTGAAGTGACCATATTTAGTAAGACCAACTACGCGCTTGCGCACCATGCTAAAGTGTCTGGACTACACGCTGCTTTAGCAGTCCCGTTAAAGAGCAAAAGCAATGGTTTGGTCGAGTTTGTGTTGGAGTTCTTCTTTCCAAAAGCCTGCATTGACACTGAAGCGAAACAGGTGATGCTTAAGTCATTGTCTGTGACTCTGCAGCAGGATTTCAGGAGTTCAAATCTTGTCATTGACAAAGATTTAGAGTTGGAAGTCGTATTGCCTGATGTAGAGGACATGGTACTCTCAGAGAGCCCAGCAAATGGAGCAGAAACCGAAGAGTCTTTGAGAGAAGTTCATATGCAAGACTCCACAATGATAAAGGCTAACGAGAAGGGTAAAGATAAAAAGGATGAATCCAAGCTCTCATCTGGATTGGATAACAGTCAGCTTGATTCAGTCCCCAATAATGTTCCTTCAGGAGCTGAGCCAGGAGGACTCAGAGTCGAGGCAGGTCCAAGTACCGAACCAGCTTCGACTGGTGGTGGGAGTATGTTAGGGAGTAGAAGACCAGGGGACAAGAGAAGATCCAAAAATGAGAAGATCATTGGCTTGGAGGTTCTTCAACAATACTTTGCAGGAAGCCTCAAGGATGCAGCCAAGAGCATTGGTG TTTGTCCAACTACCTTGAAAAGGATATGCAGGCACCACGGAATAACGAGATGGCCCTCCCGGAAAATCAAGAAGGTTGGGCATTCGTTGAAGAAACTGCAAGTCGTTATGGACTCAGTTCAAGGTGCACAGGGATCTCTCCCACTCGATTCATTCTATTCAAGCTTCCCAGCGTTGAACTCCCCAACTATGTCCAGTAATGGCCCTTTCTTGAAAAGTAAGGAACAGTTACAACATTTGGCAGAGGATAAACCAGCACCAAGGTCACCATCATCTTCTTGCTCTGGTTCAAGCACCAACACTGCAAACACTCTGCAGGTTGCTGAGGATGCTGATGCTGTATTAAAGAAAGCTCACAGCGAGGCCGAACCGCATAAAATAATCAAGGAGCCTCCTCTTCTTGAAAATTTAGCAGGCAGTAGTAGCAACAAGAGCTTAAGAGCCGGAGGGGGCATTAAAGTGAAAGCAACGTTTGGTGAGGCCATAATACGGTTTACTTTGCCTCCGAGCTGGGGCTACAGAGAGCTGGAGCAAGAGATTGCTAGGCGTTTCAGCATAGATAACGTTTCCTGGTTTGATCTCAAGTACTTGGACGATGATAAGGAGTTGGTTCTTCTGAAATGTGAAGGGGATCTAGAGGAATGTATCGACATACATAGATCATCACAGAGCCAAACAATTAAGATAAGTCTGCACGGCGCTTTTCAAGTCAAACTGGGAGGTTCTTTTGGTAGCACTGGTGCATCCTGA